Genomic window (Chengkuizengella sediminis):
GTCTTTACCAGGAAACCATTTTTTTCTATTCATTAAATAATTTAATAATATCATTATGGTCGTAATAAATACTGTGATATACAACATATTCATTACACTATTTATAAATTGCTCTCTTGGAATAAATAAAAATATTACACTTCCAGAAATCCCTTCTAGAAACATAGCAGTGATATAAGCAAATGAAGGAATTATAATTTTATAGATTGTATTCAAAGAATAGAATACGAGAAAGAATAATATAAAATAAGAAATAATTCCATTTATTAAATGTAAGTACAAGGGTAGATCAAAAATAAATAAACCAATATAGATCGATTCAAGTGTTGCAAATAGTAATATTTTTTTCCACTTATCTTTAATAGATACTCCCCAAAAAGTGAAGGAAAAATATATAATAATAAAGTAAGTGGGGATTGAATAAACCAAGATAAGAGGCAAAGCATTCATAAATAGTTCTAAAAAAGTTTCAATCAAAACATTCACCTTTTCTAAAATTAGTAATTAATCTACTAAAAATATACCTTCATTGATAATATAATATCATAATATGAAATAATTTTGTTAAGATATGTATTTTAATGTCGAATAACCTCGAATATAACTTACCATGATTATGATCAAATAAAAACCTTTATGTTACATTTATTCATATGGGAATTTTTGTGATCCATGTAAAGTGTTCGGGTAAACCCGTTATGTTATACTTAATAACTAATGAAACTTCCGATAGAGAGCTTCATTTTCATTAGATCATAGGAGGGAATGGCTTGACTAAACAATATAAATTAATTGCTTTGGATATGGATGGAACGGTTTTAAATGAAAATAGAGAAATTTCGCCTGCGAATAAAGTTGCAATTGATAAAGCTTTAAATAAAGGAGTTATTGTTAGTTTTGCAACAGGTAGAGGGTATCAAGGTATAGCGCCTTATATTCATGAACTGAAATTAGATACACCGATTGTAGCTGTGAATGGAAGTGAAGTTTGGAAGAATCCAAAAGAATTAATGCAGCGTCACCTACTAGAATCTGAAGTCATTAAAGAAATGCATGAAATTGCAGTTCATTATGATACTTGGTTTTGGGGTTATGCTGTGGAAGGGTTATTTAATAAGGAACAATGGACGGATAATTTAGATGATTATCAGTGGTTAAAATTTGGTTATTATACTGAAGATGATAGTAAAATCAAACAAATTTTTGAAATCATTAATAAATGGCAAATTATGGAAATCACGAATTCACATCCTAATAATATTGAATTAAATCCAAAAGGGATTAGTAAAGCAAGTGGATTACAAGCTTTATGCAACTGGAAAGGATTTGATATGTCAGAGGTCATAGCTATGGGTGATAGTATGAATGATCTTGCTATGATTAAATCAGCGGGTCTTGGTGTTGCGATGGGGAATGCACAGGATATTATAAAAAAAGAAGCTGATATAGTAACGTTGACAAACGATGAAGATGGTGTGGCAAAAATAATAGAGGAATACATACTAGTAACATAAGATTCTCAAGCGCATTAGCGATATAAATGAAAACTACAGGTAATTCGCTTTTGTGAATGACAAATTATATTATCATGGTAGTTTTTCTTAAAATATGATCATTAATCAGGAAGGAAAGTTACATTGTCAACTAAAGATTCTTTAATTAAAGGCACACTAGTATTAGCAATCGCAGCTTTCATTGCACGATTTTTAGGGATATTTCAGCGTGTTCC
Coding sequences:
- a CDS encoding Cof-type HAD-IIB family hydrolase: MTKQYKLIALDMDGTVLNENREISPANKVAIDKALNKGVIVSFATGRGYQGIAPYIHELKLDTPIVAVNGSEVWKNPKELMQRHLLESEVIKEMHEIAVHYDTWFWGYAVEGLFNKEQWTDNLDDYQWLKFGYYTEDDSKIKQIFEIINKWQIMEITNSHPNNIELNPKGISKASGLQALCNWKGFDMSEVIAMGDSMNDLAMIKSAGLGVAMGNAQDIIKKEADIVTLTNDEDGVAKIIEEYILVT